The region ATCATTGCAAACAATAACCTTATAGTTTATGCAGGCGACAACCTCACTTGCCCGGTACCGGGCGGCTCTACGGCTTGTACATCTGCGAATGATCCTTACGGCAACGGTACTGAAGCATTGGGCCAGAATACACCAAATTTGAACACGGTTATCGGCACTGCCAATTACGACATCGGCCATGTATTTACTACCGGCAGCGGCGGCGTCGCTAATTTGGGAGTACCCTGCGGAGCAAGTAAAGGGGGCGGAACCACCGGCTTGCCAAATCCGGTTGGCGATCCCTTCGCGATCGATTATGTGGCACACGAAATGGGCCATCAATGGGGAGCAAACCACACTTTCAACAGCACGGCTGGAGGCTGCGGTGGTGGAAACAGGTCGGCTGGTTCTGCTTACGAGGTAGGTAGCGGTATTACGATCATGGCCTACGCAGGCCTCTGCGCACCGCAGGACCTTGCTAACAACAGTATCGACACTTTTCATGTGAAGAGCCTCGAAGTTATTGTCGCCTACAGCCAAACCGGCCAAGGCAACACTTGCGCGGTTACGACTGCCTCAGGCAACACGCCGCCGACAGTGACCGGACCTGGCAACTTTAATATTCCTAAGCTGACTCCGTTTTCCTTAACGGCAACCGCTACTGATCCGGACGCTGGTGATTCGATAACATATGATTGGCAAGAATATGATCTCGGTCCGGCTCCGACCACTACGCTGAACTCTGATCAGGACGGACAAGCCAGGCCGATCTTCAGGCCGTTTCTGCCAACGGCAAGCGGAACCCGTACTTTCCCTAGGTTAACTAACATCTTGAACAATGCGAACGTTCCTCCGACGAGTACTGGCGGATTCCTCACCGGAGAAATTCTGCCGTCAATCACTCGTACGATGACGTTTCAGGTTGTTGCTCGTGACAATCATCCGGGAACCGGCGGTATCAACACCGCTACTTCTTTAGTCAATGTCGATGGCAACAGCGGCCCATTCACAGTTACATCTCCGAACACTGCTGTTTCATTCGTCGGCAATACGTTCCAAACTGTTACCTGGGACGTTGCAAACACATCAAGCGCACCTGTAAATGCGGCGAATGTAAGAATCTCAATGTCAACTGATGGTGGAAATACTTTCCCAACCGTCCTTGCGGCCAGCACGGCCAATGACGGAAGCCAAGACGTATTGATTCCGAACACGCCATCTACCACCGCGAGAATCAAGGTCGAAGCAGTTGGCAACATCTTTTTTGATATTTCCAACACGAATTTCACGGTAACAGCGGGCAGCGGCAACACGCCAACACCAACCGCAACTTCGACCGGCTCGTCGACGCCTACCAATACCGCAACCCCGACTGCGACGGCAACATCAACGCCTTGCGGTGCCTGGGTAGCCGGTCCGCCTGCAAATCCGGCGGGTTATGCGGTTCCAGGAGCCGTCGGTTCGGATGGCAAGTTCTACATTGCCGGCGGCCAGAGTGCGGACGCAACGCCGATAATCTCTAACCAATTCCAGCGTTTCGATCCGACTACAAACACGTGGAGTTCGCTTGCCCCATTGCCTGTCGCTATTAGCCAAGGCGTTATGGGTGCCGGAACTGGCAAGATATTTGTCGCTGGCGGTTTCACCGGCGGCACTACAGTTCTCAATACCCTTAGTATCTACGACATCGCAACGAACACCTGGAGTAGCGGAGCGAACATGCCCGGTATTGTCGAGGCGGGTGGCGGAGCCGTAGTCAACGGCAAATTCTACGTCATGGGCGGTGATGACTTCAACAACGCTCTGAGCACCAACTTCATCTACGACATAGCCACAAACGTATGGACCACTGGGGCAGTAGTACCTAGTGGACGAACTAACACCTATGCTACTGTGGCCAACGGGCTAATCTATCTATACGGCGGTTTAACGGGAACCCAGTTTACTGCGACAGATACTCTACTGCGCTACGATCCTGTGGCGAACAGTTGGACGACTATCGGTTCGGCAGGAACCGCAGCACGCGGCAACTATGGCGGCATTTCGCCGTACGGTACAGGCCAATTGCTAATAGTTTCCGGAGCAAACACCGCTTTCGCCGCAGATAATACCACACGCATATTCAATATCGGTGCTGGCACGTTCAGTGCCGGCCCAAATATGATAAGCCCGCGTGCGGGCCATGCACAGGGCACGTTGCCCGATGGACGCGTGATCGTCGCCGACGGTTTATCCGCGTCTGGTACGGTAATAAGTGGAGTCGAGTTGATCGGGGCATGTTCCACCAGTACGCCAACAAACACCCCGACAAATACTCCAACTTCGGGACCGACAAATACATCGACCAATACGCCAACCGCAACGGCAACAGCGACGAACACGCCAACAGGTGCTCCGTCGGCAAGTCCGTCATGCAGCCCAAGTGTTTTATTTGACAACGGCCCGCTAGTGACAAATCCGACGGGCGGAGTAGGAGGAGCACCGCTAAGTGCATTGCAGACAGGGCTCGGGTTGAACATTCTTGGATTCGGGTCAACGACAACGGCTCCTGGAAATACGCTGGCAGATGATTTTGTGGTACCTGCGGGCGGATGGACGATCAATACGGTAACGCTGTACGGCTATCAGACGGGATCGGCTACATCACCCAGCACATTTAACACTGCACGAGTACAGATCTGGAACGGAGTTCCGGGTGCGGTTGGCAGCACGGTGGTGTTTGGCGATCTGACGACAAATCGCTTTGCATCATCGGCATGGAGCGGAGCATATCGAGCTACGGATGCAGCCCCGACAGGAGCGACAAGGCCGATAATGGCAACGATAGCAAATGTCGGCACAACACTTCCGGCCGGAACCTATTGGCTGGAATTCCAACTTGGCGGAACAGGAGCATCAGGCCCGTTCGTACCGCCGGTGAGCATTCTCGGACAGGTGAACAAGCCCGGATCGAACGCAGTTCAAGGCACGATAGGTGCTCCGACGACCTATGCCGCTGTGATCGACACGGGAACAGCCCTAGCGGCACAGGATATTCCGTTCATTCTCAACGGCGGCGGAGCCTGTGGAACACCGACGGCAACGTCGACAAGCACCCCGACCGCAACTTCGACGAACACTCCGACTAATACACCGACGGGCGCTGCATCTCCGACGGCAACGGGAACACCGCCAGTGACAGTGTCGTTGCCGAATGTCAGTGCTTCACCGGGCTCGACGATCACGATTCCGATCACGGTCGGTGACACTACGGGTCGCGGGATCATATCGTATGACCTAAACATCGATTACAACCCTGCAGTACTACAGCCGGCTGGCGGCCTAGCGTGTACGGGAAATGCATGTTTCGATGTGACGGGCACACTTAGCAGTGCGATGTCGATCACGCCTAATGCAACCTTCAACGGACACTTCATAATCTCAGCATTCCAGGCCGCGAATTTGGCAGGAGCTGGAACTCTGATAAATCTGAGGTTCACGGTTGTAGGTGCTAACGGAACGTCATCACCGCTGACCTTTGCGGACTACACGGATCCGAATCAGATCTTCCATACCGGATTTACGTGGAACGAAGGCGATCCTCCGGCATTTACGACAAACGGAAGCGTTACGGTCGGAGCAGCAGGATCACCGACAAATACGGCAACGGCAACACCGACGGGAACGCCTGTTGGACAGGTATTTGCAAACAGTGCTGCTATGTGTACCACACTCGGCACTCAGGCTGATCTCTATCCTTCGACGATCACCGTCACGGGTGGACCGACTCAGATCCAGACTGTACGAGTTACGTTGTTTGGTGTACAACATCAGTTCCCGGACAACATGGACTTCCTTCTGGTAGGCCCGGCAGGACAGAAATTTGTTCTTATGGCTGATGCAGGCGGAGCTCTTCCGCAGGCTTCGCCTGGAGTGAATCTAACCTTCGACGATGCAGCAGGACAGGTATTGCCTGATTCGGGACCATTGACGACAGGGTCATTTGAGCCAACCACATGGGAACCGGGACAAGGAGTCTTCCCTGCACCGGCACCTCCGGCACCTTATAACGAACCGGGAAGCACCGTCGGCGGCATTGGAACCCAGACGTTGTTCGGCAACTTTGGCAACACGAACTCGAACGGTACATGGAGCTTGTACATGCGTGATGACGCAGGTTTACTCTCACGAGTGAACGCCATCACCGGCTGTGTAAACGGCGGCTGGCAGCTGCAGTTCATCCAGGCTACGGCTGCAAGTGCTTCGATCTCAGGCCGCGTGGCAACTGCGGACGGAGCGGGCATACGCAATGCGAAGATCGTTGTTTCAGGCGGATCGCTTGAGCAGCCACTCGTCGTAACCACTGGATCGTTTGGTTATTACTCAGTTGAAGGTTTGATAACCGGTCAAACATACATAGTGACGGTTATTTCGAACCGTTACAGCTTCAGCAACCCGACCCAAGTGGTGAGCCTCGTCGATAATATCGTCGATGCAAACTTCACGGCCGATCCGCAGGAATAACGGCGGTTAGCACTCAGCCCCGCCATAGGCGGGCATTCAAGACGGACGGGCAACATTTGCCTGTCCGTCTTTTTTTGTTGCAAGATGTAATGCAAACTTAACTTTGAGATCGGCCTAAATTAGCATATAATTCGAGAAAACAGACAGATGTCTTAGGTATTAACCGAGAATAGCGATCGCCGCGACGATGGAGAGAGGTTTTCGGCGATATTAAAAGGATTTATTAGAAAATAATTGAGGAGTCATTGGATATGTATAGAAGTCAAAGGCCTGGAAAACGTGCAGCGGCGAGGCCCGCAATAGCAGCGGTCATCGGTATAACATATTTAACATTAATGGTTGCGGGAGCAAATGCGGCCCAAAATTCATTTATCGAATCGGTAAAAGATTTTTTTGGTGTTGGAAGCACAACAAAAGCAGTCCAAGTGAATCACGATTCGGACGCGGTAAAAAATACCGACACTGCCCAGCGCACGTTTGCTTCGACAACGTTCGTTATCAGTCAGGCGTACGGCGGAGGTGGCGGTTCCACCGGAACGTACCTTAACGACTATGTCGAGCTGAAGAATATTTCATCGAGTCCACAGTCGCTGGCAGGCCTGTCATTAATGTATGGCTCGGCAACGGGACAGTTTGCGAGTACCTCAACAAATGCATACGCCCTCACAGGCGGAACAGTTCAGCCCGGGCAATACTATCTTATCCAACTATCTAACCCTGGAACCGCCGGTGCTCCTCTGCCAGTTACAGCGGATGAGAGTTCGACGAATCTCAGCATGTCAGGAACAAACGGAAAGGTTGCTCTCGTGACCGCTGCTTTGTTGCCAAACACATGCGGAGGGTCGGCCACACCTTGTACGCTACCGAACGCCGCTATCATAGATCTTGTTGCATGGGGCACGGCAAATAACGCTGAAGGCGGAGCGGCTACGAATGCTGGAGCATCGCTAACATCGGTTCAGGGCAATGTAAGGAAGAACGGCGGCTGTCAGGACACGGACAACAACAATGCTGACTTCGAAATAATAACGGCACCGGTTCCGCGCAATACCACGACCACGACTTCCTGCAGCGGCGGCCCGACGCCCACGAACACAGCGACTTCAACCGGCTCTCCGTCGCCTACGAACACTGCAACTGCATCTTCGACCGCAACATTCACACCATCGGCAAGCCCAAGCCCTGTTCAGGGATCAACGCTTGTGATAAGCCAGTTTAACGGCGGCGGCGGCGGCGCAACTGGAACATACTTGAATGATTACGTAGAACTAAAGAACGTTAGCACCACTGCCCGCTCGCTGAACGGATTATCTTTGTATTACGGCTCCGCGACAGGCAATTTTGCAAGTACGGCTGGAAATGCATTCGCACTACCTGATGTCAGCCTAAATCCGGGGCAATATTATCTTGTCCAACTTGGGCCAGTAGGAACGGCTGGTGCTCCATTTCCAGTGACACCTGATGCGACGACAACCAATCTTACGATGTCGGGAACAAACGGCAAGGTAGCTCTCGTAACTGCCGGACTCGCACTAAACACCTGCGGAGCAACGGCAACCCCGTGCGATGCTACACAACTTTCATTTATCGTCGATTGGGCGGCATATGGATCAGGCGGTAACGGTGCGACGGGCAACGGCGAAGGCGGAACATCCGTAAACAATGGTGCCGCACTCACTTCTACACAAGGCGGTGTAAGAAAGTTAAACGGCTGTCAGGACACGAACAACAACAATAACGACTTCGATGTTGTAACGGATCCCGTGCCCAGGAATACGGGAACCGCAGCAGCACCTTGTGCAGGAGGCCCGACTCCGACATCAACATCGACCGTCGCTGTCTCGCCAACGCCCACTGCGACAAACACGCCGAACAATTCACCGACGGCTACTAACACTGCAACCGCTACGCCAACAGGTTCGCCTTCTGGCAGAGCGGCCTTTGACTATGACGGTGACCGCAAAACAGATATTTCGGTATTTCGTCCAGCGGATGGAGCTTGGTATAT is a window of Chloracidobacterium sp. DNA encoding:
- a CDS encoding lamin tail domain-containing protein, with product MYRSQRPGKRAAARPAIAAVIGITYLTLMVAGANAAQNSFIESVKDFFGVGSTTKAVQVNHDSDAVKNTDTAQRTFASTTFVISQAYGGGGGSTGTYLNDYVELKNISSSPQSLAGLSLMYGSATGQFASTSTNAYALTGGTVQPGQYYLIQLSNPGTAGAPLPVTADESSTNLSMSGTNGKVALVTAALLPNTCGGSATPCTLPNAAIIDLVAWGTANNAEGGAATNAGASLTSVQGNVRKNGGCQDTDNNNADFEIITAPVPRNTTTTTSCSGGPTPTNTATSTGSPSPTNTATASSTATFTPSASPSPVQGSTLVISQFNGGGGGATGTYLNDYVELKNVSTTARSLNGLSLYYGSATGNFASTAGNAFALPDVSLNPGQYYLVQLGPVGTAGAPFPVTPDATTTNLTMSGTNGKVALVTAGLALNTCGATATPCDATQLSFIVDWAAYGSGGNGATGNGEGGTSVNNGAALTSTQGGVRKLNGCQDTNNNNNDFDVVTDPVPRNTGTAAAPCAGGPTPTSTSTVAVSPTPTATNTPNNSPTATNTATATPTGSPSGRAAFDYDGDRKTDISVFRPADGAWYIQQSQAGLYGTLFGFGTDKIAPADYDGDGKTDIAVYRPSTGIWYVFNSSNGVVEYYVFGLAEDLPTPADYDGDGKSDVSVYRPSTGTWYRQNSSDGSYTGIQFGATEDKPTVGDFDGDGKSDIAVFRPSTGAWYRINSSDSSLYGELFGFGTDILAPADYDGDHKMDFAVFRPSDGIWYLKYSSNSVYDYKVFGLANDIPAPGDFDGDGKADINVFRPSDGTWYRQNSSNGAFIAFQFGASGDKPTMTAFRY